The sequence TAAGAAATGTCTGCATGTTACCGTCTGTATAGCTATTTGTGCGGAGCACTGCTGGTTCCTATGTGCAAACATCTACCGGTGCATGCGTATATGGAGCGCGGTTTGCAGTTGCACTTAGTATTTGCACAATTTCTTCTGGAACAGGAGTGTGCACTGCTTGCACTTTTAGCACAGGGAGAGCAATAAGTTACATGCATCTAGGACAGTGCATACAGATTTAGCAGTGTCGACTTTTGTTTCTCTAGTATGTTATGATGATCACTATTATAACGCCACATATTTAGGCCAGTTCCACACTAGCGTATTACGGTTGTGTCCCGGCCTGACTGCggctttaggtctcatgcacactaaGTGTTGtgcgcaaaacatggatcccggCTGTGAGCATGGtgtgtttccccccccaaaaaagtctggagaagtcctattcttgtccgccaaaaAGACAAGCATAGGACaggttttatatattatattttttgctgGGCTGCGGAACAGACTTACGGATCCAGACGGCACATGGGTGTttcgtccgcatcttttgcggccccgttgagatGAATGGGCCCACATACGATCCGTAGAAAAATGCAGAACGGATGAGGACAAAAactatggctgtgtgcatgaggcctaactcccaGCGTCATATAGGCCAGATCACACATCCGTAACAGGGATGCATAGATGTGTCTGGTTTTCTCTTCCATATGCTGTACATGACTTGTATGGGTCAATGGgactatatttttcattttatttattttttcggatCCAAGAAACTCAATacgagtcctattcaagtgagggggggggggaaagtgaaaTGCACATGGAAGCCATCAGTGTATTCTCCATAgtgtgtgttgtgtttttttttttttttttttcttcggaCAAGAAATCGTACAccgctgtgtgaatgaggcctaatatgGACATTTGAAACTGGCCTGACCTGCCGCTCTACGTAAAGCACATTCTAGATCGGGATGAATTTGTGCCGTATGATCGTCTCGGCCCTGCTACACAAGCTATGATTGCACAAGGAAGGCATTTTCTTAAACTGGCTATCTGATTAGaagagtaaggcctcctgcacacggatgtttttttttttccccgtttactgcccgttttttgcgttccggatacagtccgtatacggaaccattcatttcaatggttccgcaaaaaaaactgaatgtactccgtatgcattctgtttccgtatttccgtttttccgttccgttttaacatagaacatgtcctattattgcccgcaaatcacgttcagtggctccattcaagtcaatgggtccgcaaaaaaaactgaacacatacggaaatgcaaagAAGGGGGAAGTTGTCCCTCGATGGGAGAATGGTGCAAAGGACACCTACTCCACGCGCTGGGAAAGGAACAACATTCCCGGTTACCTCCTGAGCCTGGTGAGTAAACGCCGCCTATTACTTTGTAccggtaagatccacccttttttCTTACCTACACAAGGCATTGTCCGTGTCCTctttatgtgacacaggacaTTTTCGTTTATTATTCTCTCACCACCAGGTGTGGTTCCCCTCGATCCTTGGGGTCCACACAATTGAAATAAGGATCAGCTCGCAGGGCCCATCTACCGTGACCCGCCTCCCAGCGGTCTACGTGTACCTAGGGTCCTATTTGTGTCTGTCTGTTTACGTTTGTAGGgggttatatatttattttattcgtATCATTAAAAATTGTACATTTTAGAACGTCACTGCCCCTTTATTTTcatacacatacggaaatgcatccgtttccgttccgttttttgctgaaccatctattgaaaatgttatgcccagcccaattttatctatgtaattactgtatactgtatatgccatacggaaagacgaaacggaaacaaaaaacggcacaacggatccgtgaaaaacggaccgcaaaacactgaaaaaagccatacggtcgtgtgcaataggcctaactttGGATAGTAAATTTAGTATAAAAAGTGAGCATCATATGGAATTGCGGCAAAttacaaacccagctctgctcagTCTTTGAGAATGGGTATGTGTAGATCTGTCGAGTCCTTGGGGTATTGGTATCTCTGGCACCGAATCTattgggtgtgtgtatatatatatatatatgtatgtatgtatgtatatgtatgtatgtgtatatatatatatatatatatatatatatatatatattatacacactatTAGTATTCTCTGCGGTAAGGACACAAGGACAACTACTCCTTTATCACAGGAACTACTCCACTAATCATTTGTAGCCCCTTCCTTTTCTTGAGATCTCTCCTTATCTGTCTGAAAGGAAGAGGTTTAAAATTGGAAAgctattgtaaggggggggggggggagagaagtaTGTCggagggggtctgatgggggcgacAATGCCATTTCTCCACTTGAGTTCTGGAAATTGTCATCAGAAACAATAAGGACATTTCCTGCTGGATTCCAGTCACTCTGCAGAAccatcccccccccaaaaaaaaaacacccacacagCAGAAGTCTCTGGGGTGGGGGCAGGCCTGGCACCATAAGCTCctggttttaattttttgctAGGCATGGGCCCTTTTCTTGCTCTTCTCACAAGCATGGAAAGGTTAATAATCTTGAGCAGCTTGCGCTGGAAGGCGGCTGTGCTGTGGTGGCTGCTGTGAGGAGAACAAGGTCTCCAGTCACTTAGTATGAAGTGGAATCTCACAGCTGGACCTTGTCTTGCTCTCTGTTGGTTTTACTGCCCCACTTTTCTTTCTCCCATGTAAACATTCCCGGGATCCTCCAGGATTTATATCTGCCCATGCAGGCAGTTTcctgctaccccccccccccccccccccctgccctgcaCCAAATCCCTAAATCCTCCCCAGCACCAGAGCATCTGTGGGAGGAGGACGGGTCAGATTTCCTCCATAGACTGTGTGCTTTACAAGCAGCTAATTTGACAAATGGACTCTCACTacctcatattttatttttttcttatgacttattaataaaaaaaaatattttgtttccCCTCTGTAAAAACTTTATAAAACTTTTGTGCAGAACGTGGGCGCTCGCCTAGTCTGTCGTAAAGTCAGGGCTGTGTGAACATGAAGAACTTGCGGTCTGATAATAAATTTAGGATGACTTGCTCCTGGGAGAGGTCATTGCCCTTTTTAGACCCCGCGTTTGATTAAAATGTGCTACAAAACTAGTTATTCCCAGGCGTCGTGATCATTTCCATGATCCTACCCAAAACCGATGcttttattgtgatttttttttattttttttaagacatTACATGTGTTTGTGATTAAGGGCGTAGGCGTAATTGGATGTGATATTGCACCAATAACAGTCTGCAGGCCCATACTGTGCCGCCATATCCATCTGATTTCATGCACACTGCATTCTGGGACTGTGTGCTGTGACGTACAAGCTCTGGCGTGTGTCCTTGAGTGTACATGTATGTTGTATGCAAGTATGTCTGCATTTACTGCTCCTGCCATGCAGACTTGGTATCTTTGACcactttcatttattttttttgccagttaAAATGGCGCCATCTAGAAGGCCTGGGGAACAATTACACCAGTCAGTCATTCAATATAAAAGTCCAGCAATGCATTGAGTGCCCTTTGGCTGTACTATTACATGCAGTGCCCACTTGTCtgcgtacctttttttttttttttttttttttaggtgaccttttttttttctttcttgcagTATTTGCAGATGAAATGGCCTCTCTTAGATGCCCCCAGTACTGCCGGCTTGAAGGATGCCAGGTCGCCATCACCCGCTCATATGGTGAGTATTGCCAACCGTTTAGAGGACCAGTCccctcccctgacatgtctgttacaGCAACTCCTTGCATCCCTCCTGTAATAaccattctgaagcatctattattATAACTCTATGTTGcacaattcctttattattcctactagcagTTTgtaaatgaaggtccagctgggtgttaccagttgaggggcGGTGTCACAACCctgactggtaacacccatctggaccttcattacagGCTTCTAGTAATTCCTTCATAAACGTCTAGTAGGTTTCATAACTGAAAGGCACAACATGGTCATAAGAAtaatagattctccagaattcttttttttttttttttttttttttttacaggggggatgtaagtagttactaaagcGGACATGTCGGGAGAGGAGACGGGTGCTCTTTAATTACATAATTGAGTATAGGATGATTTGTTAGACTCTTATTGTTAAGGTCTCGTGCATGTATGcaaactgcggatctgcaaaatatggataccggccgtgtgcatgccgCATTTGCCTAATAGaactgcctgttcttgtccatGCAACATGTTCTAGAACCTGTGGAACAGCCaaacggatggcatctgtgtgctgtccgcattatttgtggccccatagaaatgaccaGTTCCGCGAGCAATCCACAAAAAAAGTAGATGGGACACGTAcccaaaatacggtcatgtgcagaaGGACTTGCTTCCATATGTAATTGGGACAAGTCTGGTTGCTCTTTCGAAATATCCTTGTATAGTGGTACCGCTGAGCAAAAAGGCCTCACTACTTCCATATACCTTGGCAGGGATATTGATCCCTGGAAGTGCTGACCCATACTGGTCCAATCCCTCAAGTCATGTGAGGGTAAAAGATCAGTTCATCTTGTAGACAGATTCCAGGCGGTCAAGTGTGCTTTATAAACCTTCCAGACATCTTCCTCCTGCATGGACCTGTTGATCAGATGAGGTAGCCAGTTCTAACCTTGGCTGACCGATGTATGATGATCGGACAGTGGTACTGGGGTATGAAGTCTAGTCCCTTCCCCCACAAGAGTATAcacatacacttttttttatattatgtgaAATCCGATGTCTGACCACCACGCATTTCCACAATAGAGGGctgaggctgctttcacactgctCAAGATTTTATTTCTGGACATCGGACATCACTTTCAACTCTTAGACCCATTCAGATGTTGTCACCTGTCCAGTACAGGAACTTTTGCTTTGGCCAAGGATCGGCGCAATGATCGAGAACAAACGTCCATATGAATGTTCTTTCCCAATGTTTTCCCCACCATCCTTCATGAAGGACCTAGAATCCTCACCCGTAGGCAGCACCCTGGTCTGTATAAAGAGGGGTTCTGCGTGCAAACAGTGAATCTGCATAGAGATGGACATTCGCAGAGGCTATCGTTCCTCCTCCTATAGAGGGGATGATGGTTGCATGTGAATACAGCTCTGCTGAGGCCCAGCGATCAGGAATGAACAGTTCATTCCTGATGGTTGCGTTGTCCACCAGCAAAGGGCCATAATAATAGATTTCTGAGCAGTGGTCTCAGCCTTCTATAAATCCCTTCTGGAAATCAATGGTGGTTCGAAATTAAACTATGCCAATTTGATCTTTCTGAATTTGCTCCAGTGGCAAAAAACGTGACATGTTATAGCACTTCAGAACTTCTGACACGTCCCGGAGCCACCACCTATCTCTAAGCTTTGATAGACTCCGCTCAGCTCTCATTGAAGAGATGGGGTCCTCTGTTTTCAGCTCTTGAAAGTTTGAGTCCGAACACGCTATGCTCATGGACAGACGAGCAGAGCCTGAGGGTCCTTTTACACCGGCTGAAGATGTGAGGACATAACAAATTGATTAGTGCTCATCTAAGGAACCTGTGCATGGAGGATGAAGGATCGTTCATGAgattgttcacccccctgtacAGTTTGCagttgttggcagcacatccctgtttaCATGGGGAGATGTACTACTGACAAATGATGCTTTTTGTGGCTtcgttaaagtggttgtctgttttttatattgctgacctatcctcaggataggtcatcgttaCAGGATTGGTGGGAGTCTAACTCCCGGTaactgctgcagcctcttcctacgcCTGTAACGTCACgtttgtcatatggcctaggtgcagctcggtCCTATTCGGGTGAatcgggctgagctgtaatacagagcatagccactatacaatgtactgcgctgtgcttggtgagctgcaaggAGGCCGCAGTCTCTTCAAACTGGAGTCGGACctgaggtcatcagtattaaccaCCAGATCAGCCAACAAATTGGCATTAGCTCATTTGACGGGCGATCGACAGGCTGGTGGGCCGAATTTTCAATCCCAATcatctgcccatgtaaaaggcCTTTTTCAATGCAGACCCTCACCACTCAGAACTTCTGACAAGTTGCGATGACAACATTTTTCTGAAACTGAAGGTACGCCATAAGAAGGGTATGGTGGATGGTAGATTTTTTCCAGATTGGTGGCCTCATTTACGACAAGTCACAGACACTTTCAGCCATGGTTGTGTAGGCAGTTCTTTATATAGATTGCATTCCTAATGCAGATGAGGAAAGTATTTTAATTATAGGAAGCTACACCACAGTGCTGGATATAAATCAGTTGTCAGAGTGATGGATTATGGTGAAGCAAGTGGCAAGATGATGTATAATTGAGGCCCAGTATGTACACTGACGGCGTAGACGTACGGTCGTGCTGAGTCTTGCTGCAAACCATGCACATACACACGCATGCTTGCATAGCTTTACACGCTCACTCATGCTTGcgtctgtgtgtgtgtaaaatgTGTTTCTCGTCACACACGAGTCCTCTTTTGTTCCTCCTTTGTATACCTGTATTAGCACCTGGATTCCTGTCTATTCTTTAAGCATTAAGTCTTTCAGCAAAAAGCTGAGCTGCTACTTAATGTaggagagggggaaggagaaTGGTTTAAGGGTGAGGCCCGACTTGCTCAGTCGGCCTCCCAAATACTAAGTAAACCATAATGGGGCTcccggaaggagggggggggggggggggaaaggtccTGCAGATGGAGTAGATTCCACTTATTACAGGCGTCTTTTCACCTTGAAAGATGGGTGATGGCCCCATTAACCCCTCCGTTGTGTCTGTGGACATGGGTAGATTGCTTTCGTTCACATCCAAATAGTCATGCACTGATGAGGTCTTTGCTTACGTGAGGTTTCTAGAGTCGACTgtgtagaacagggatcagcaaccttcggcacgccagctgttgtgaaactacaattcccagcatgctccattcatttctatgtgagttcTTAGAAAAGcatagcaagtatgcatgctgggagttgtagtttctcaacagctggattgccggaggttgcctacccatgGTGTAGAAGTACATATGGATATACAAAAAGCATATATATCCTATAGTCACTAGTCTGTGTAGACCTCCTCTTTGCAAATTTAGCAAATTTATTTATTCTTCTCTCCCTTTTAGTCCAACAAGGTGCCAGTTGTCCAGCACCCTCATCACATGCACCCTCTAACGCCCCTCATCACCTACAGCAACGACCGCTTCTCGCCGGTGACTCCTCCTGGACATTTGTCACCTGAAATAGACCCAAAGACCGGTAAGACTGGGCTAAATTACTGTAGTGatattttgtgcttttttttttttttttttttttggggggggtttgtaTAATCCACTAAACTGTCTTGTTTGTAGGCATCCCACGCCCGCCTCATCCATCAGAGCTTTCTCCATACTAcccgctgtcccctggagctgtaggacagATTCCTCACCCCTTGGGCTGGCTGGTTCCACAGTAAGTGTTTTATCTGTAACGTATTAAGGCCCTTAGTGTATCTTTGGCCGAACCAACAGAGAACGGCGGGTTTGGCCTATAGTCTGTGTATGGAGTGCCCCCGACTCTCCCACCACAGATTATGTATATAGGAAGAAGGATCGGTGAAATGACTCTCACAGGAGATAAGCTGCCGTCTGGCAGCcgctttctcctctctctccaTTGAATACGCATATAAGCTCAGGCAAACCAAACCTGTATGTGTACGGAGGAATCAGGAGAGAGTCCATATGGCCATCTCTGGTGTTGTGCGGCCTTGTACTGCGTTTCTGTGGTATGGATGATTTTATGGTAGTCATTTGTTTCAGACAGGGCCAACATATGTATTCCATCCCTCCTGGCGGATTCCGGCACCCATATCCCGCGCTCGCCATGAACGCCTCAATGTCCAGGTATTGTACTCTCCTGTTCTATCTCTTATATTCATACAGACCTCACTCTTCTgttctttttataataaaaatctttattttttttatccttcagTTTGGTTTCCAGCCGCTTTTCTCCACATATGGTGCCTCCTCCTCACCACAGCTTGCATACCTCAGGGATCCCTCACCCTGCCATTGTCTCGCCAGTTGTAAAGCAGGAGCCATCCTCTGGAAACCACAGTCCCAACCTCAACATGTAAGTCCCTTAAGCTTTTCCACTATGAGGGAATAGCCCGTGCTCGGGAGCCTATCACTTGCCACTCTGGTCCCATGTGGTTGGAAGCCATATTTGTATATTGTAACCTGTAGTCATTGGAATTTTGGtagattatggattttaaaaaaaCTGTCAGCATGAGCAACCCTATGAAACCAGGCATATTGTCTGGAAGGGTTGATCATGCAGATTAAAACGATATCTTATTTGTCTTTGTAGGGTGTACCATTGAGGATTTTTATCTTTATGCAAATCAGGCagttggagcaccaaggggcAGGCTGTAGATCTTCGAGCACTGCTACAGCTACGTCCCTAGTGCTCATTATATCCCCCCTCCTTTTCTATTACTGGTCTTTTCTAATAGTACCTGCGCAATAACTTGCTAGTAATCATTGGTGGTCCACTGTTtattttgtatggagtgggtcttCTCTCCAGACATATTTCGGGGGATAGTCAGAAGCTCCCAACACACATTAGTGTGTCGGCTGAACTCACCATTCTCGGCAGGTTTGGCCGACAAAAAAGTATGatttgtatggccagctttagacaGGGCAATTAGCCCTGTCTATCAAAGAGGAGGGAGGAGTATAATAAGCACTAGGGGCATAGCTGCAGCGGTGCTCAATGCTCTACAGCCTGCCTCTTGGTGCTCCGACCGCTCCAACCTGCAAAGATAAATAAGGTATCGTTTTTAATTGGCGTGATCAACCTTACCAGGCAATTTGCCTGGTTTAatggggttgatcatgctgacagaggctctttatcTGCTTTGTACAATCCCCCTTTGCGAAAAAGGGTCCCCCAGCGATAAGATGAATAGATAGTGTGCCACTTGCTGGTTCCCTCTTGATCGGTTATGATGTGCAGGAACcggtttccctgcagcgccaccacaggggatgtATAACATTACACAGTGCCAATTGCAATCAGTAGGCTTTCCTTGAAATACAAGGACGTGCCGTGTCCTCCAGAGGAAGAGACTTTGTAGCCGCTCTTCACTGTAACGCATAGATGAGATTAAGCGAATATTGATGTAGAATTTTAAGCATTTGCTGGAAGTAAGTCTAATTTTTGGTGTATTTTATTTTACCCTCCTGTCCTTTAGGAAACCAGGCATGCAAGTTaagaaagaagaagagaagaagCCACATGTTAAAAAGCCGTTGAATGCCTTCATGCTGTACATGAAGGAGATGAGAGCCAAGGTTGTAGCAGAGTGCACACTGAAGGAGAGCGCAGCCATCAATCAGATCCTAGGTCGTCGGGTAGGTGCTTGCTTCTTGTGGTTGGTAAATATGGATGTCTGCGTCATGGTAGGCAAAGCCTGACTGTCCTCTCTCCACAGTGGCACTCTTTATCGAGGGAAGAACAGGCCAAGTACTATGAGCTAGCCAGGAAAGAGCGGCAACTGCACTCCCAGCTCTACCCGACGTGGTCTGCAAGAGACAACTATGTAAGTATGGGGCTACTAGCAAGACTGGTTGGATATGTAGAGTGTATTTCTTCACCTTTTGACGTTACACTGATGCATTGTGTATATTAGCGTGCATTTTAATCATGATGAAGAGCTGTATATATGAGCGGTATTCACTAATAAAAAGGATGTCATGTTCCAGGGTAAGAGAAAGAAGCGGAAGAGAGAGAAGCAGTCCCAGGAAGCAGAAGGTATGGGCTCTACTCCAAGCACTTCTACCCAGTGCAGCATGATGACCCCATGGGATGTCGTTTGTCAGTACACGTTCGGGGCTCTATGAAGCAGTGGGGGACATGGGATGGCTCAAATGGTGGGGAAATTACTTGCACCTCCATTACTGTAAAGTAAATCTCCACCTTCCACCTTCCACCATCATGTTGTTATTAAAGGTCCAAAACTCTGCGCAGGTTAATTTCTTAATACACTTTTATAGCGGCTGCCGCTCTGATATAGGAGAGCCCAAGGTATTCAGGAGTTGTGGAATAACCACACCCTCTAACCCCTGACAGCTTTTGCCCCCCATTATTGTTCTATGCATAGCAGTAAGTTCCCACCTGTCCTACGCATGCGCTGGTCTGGTCACGTGCACCTCCAGCGGCAGGATTTCCAGGCGCATCGTTGCCAGATGTACTACACAAGGGGCTGGCGCTGTGCTGCGGGGGACTGTTGGCAGGTCCCTgatatattaataagatatttttaTAAAAGTTCATAGAAGGTGTCCAACCCTTGGAAGAAATTAATCTCCAGgattttgaaattttttacaaaCTGTATTCAAGGGTGGCCGTTCACTTTTAAGAGGAGCTgtcccttctcctgacatgtctgttttagtaactactccccatgtaataaccattctggagcagcTATTCTTATgacctatgatgtgccattcctctattattcctgctagaagtttatgaattaatTACTATTGGTCTTGAGTAAAGGTCCAGCTGGATATTACCAGTTAggagggggtgtccctgcacaatccAACACCgatagcactgattggatagtgtcagactgcgcacggaccccccccccccccccccccaccaactgGTAATACCCATCTGAACCTTTactgcaattcattcataaacttctagtcggaataataaaggaatgactgaATCTAGAagtaggaatagatgctccagaatggctTATTGCATGGGCAATGCAAGTAgtcagaggtgacaggtcctattaggctactttcccactagcgtttttgctggatgcggcagggatcagcaaaaacacttccgttactgataatacaaccgcctgcatccattatgaacggatccggttttattatctttaagatagccaagactgatccgtcctgaactccattgaaagtcaatgggggacggatccgttttctattgtgtcagaaaactgattcgtccccattgactcgcATTTGGGTTCATGCTCCGCattccaggacggaaagcaaaatacaacctgCTGCCGTTTGCGCTCTGGTaggagaacgcaaccaaacggaacggaatgcattttggagcaccccGATCTGTTCAGTCcagctttgtccccattgacaatgaatggggataaaactgaagcgtttttccccccggtattgagcccctatgactgatctcgataccggaaaactaaaacgctagtgtgaaagtagcctaagagaagaCCTTTCCATTACTCTCAGCTCTTTCTTGTTAATTGCTGAATGCATACACAGAGGGGTAATATGAGGGCTGTCAGAGCCGCGCAGCTGCATGCAGTCATTGTGGACAGGAGTGGTCACCAGAAACCTAACCAACCAGTTTAGACAAGTGTTGAGAACCCTGCTGTGTTTGGTCATCTGTGTACTGCCCGGATACCTGTAGATACAATTATAACTGGTTTtcctttgtgtgtgtatatataaaaaaatataattttattagtACATTCTGTTGGGCAGATGCACGGTTGCTTATATGTAGCATGTAGTCCTCAATTCCCACTCCAGCTTGCACATTGCTAAGTGGTCTCTTCTTTTTCAACTGCAGTTTCCAGACCCAAGAAGGTGTGCGTTCAGCATCTTCCTGCAGAGAAGACCTGCGACAGCCCGGCCTCCTCCCACGGCAGCATGTTGGACTCGCCAGCCACCCCCTCGGCCGCTCTCGCCTCTCCCGCAGCCCCTGCTGCGACACACTCTGAGCAAGCTCAGCCGCTGTCCCTCACCACCAAACCAGAATCAAGAGCGCAGTTATCTCTCAGCCACTCTGCAGCCTTCCTGGCCTCCAAGTCTCCTCCGTCCTCCAGTCTGTCCGGGCACCTGACATCCTCTGTCGGATCGCCGATGCTCTCTCGGCCCATCCCGCTCACATCCTCTGTATTGTCTCCACCGGGCATCTTCCAGTTACCCCTATTGCAGACACAGCCCCTCTCTTTGGTGACCAAATCTAGTGACTGACATGAGAAAAATCCTATGGCTGGGATCCCTTCACCTCGATGGAGTTGTACTCTGCAGATGTGCACATGCTCTGCTCTGCACTAGTATATGTATACTGCTTTGCAGATATGGATTTTGCTCTGCACTGATtggtgtgtgtacatatatatatatgacgcTCTGTGAGTGGGGACCACTTCTATCCCGCTCTGACTCTACTCTTCAGGCGTGGACGATGCTCTGTGGATATGGACACCACTGTGTAATGGTGCAGATCTTTCATGACGTTGGCCATGGTGGGGTCGCATCATCTGACAAGGGACTCATCTGATGCGGTGATCAGGAGCACGGTGGGCTATTAAAGGGACCCTTTCTTCAGTACGGTGGGGACGCCCATGCACGTGGATTACGGATCAATCGTACCTCCCTTCCATCGCGCAGCCACGCCACGAGCCGCATGCATTATTGGTCAATATTTGACCTTGCGGTTTTACGCTTAACTTGGAGAAacgtttttttctttactttgaaGTGGAAATAATAGGAATAAATCCATGTATATTGTACATACAAATGTGCCCGGGTAGGGAAAACGGGGGTATGCATGTTTCCTTTTGTGGGAGGGTTTCTATTTTGTATGTCCTAAGGAAAAGTTAGGAGGAAGGAAAAAGTCTTGGTCCCTCTAAGTGCTGGTCTGGGGGcagcaaaccattttttttttttttttctatattatataaatatatatatttttttttatttttattttttacctttctgGCATTCCCTGGGTTACTATCACCTATATATGTATTTTCTCTCCCACTTACTCTGAGGAttgttgtttttgcttttttttttcccccctccaccttttcttctccattccagtcttctatacagttttatgtatttttttttttgtttttgttttttatggaaAAGAAAATTCTTgaaaaaatgtgacttttttgtAACAAAATAGAAAATATATT is a genomic window of Bufo bufo chromosome 1, aBufBuf1.1, whole genome shotgun sequence containing:
- the TCF7L1 gene encoding transcription factor 7-like 1 isoform X2, giving the protein MPQLNSGGGDELGANDELIRFKDEGEQEEKSPGEGSAEGDLADVKSSLVNESENHSSDSDSEVERRPPPRESFEKPRDYLSEAFRRQHQDAAFFKSSPYAGYPFLMIPDLGGHYLPNGALSPSARTYLQMKWPLLDAPSTAGLKDARSPSPAHMSNKVPVVQHPHHMHPLTPLITYSNDRFSPVTPPGHLSPEIDPKTGIPRPPHPSELSPYYPLSPGAVGQIPHPLGWLVPQQGQHMYSIPPGGFRHPYPALAMNASMSSLVSSRFSPHMVPPPHHSLHTSGIPHPAIVSPVVKQEPSSGNHSPNLNMKPGMQVKKEEEKKPHVKKPLNAFMLYMKEMRAKVVAECTLKESAAINQILGRRWHSLSREEQAKYYELARKERQLHSQLYPTWSARDNYGKRKKRKREKQSQEAEVSRPKKVCVQHLPAEKTCDSPASSHGSMLDSPATPSAALASPAAPAATHSEQAQPLSLTTKPESRAQLSLSHSAAFLASKSPPSSSLSGHLTSSVGSPMLSRPIPLTSSVLSPPGIFQLPLLQTQPLSLVTKSSD
- the TCF7L1 gene encoding transcription factor 7-like 1 isoform X1, producing MPQLNSGGGDELGANDELIRFKDEGEQEEKSPGEGSAEGDLADVKSSLVNESENHSSDSDSEVERRPPPRESFEKPRDYLSEAFRRQHQDAAFFKSSPYAGYPFLMIPDLGGHYLPNGALSPSARTYLQMKWPLLDAPSTAGLKDARSPSPAHMSNKVPVVQHPHHMHPLTPLITYSNDRFSPVTPPGHLSPEIDPKTGIPRPPHPSELSPYYPLSPGAVGQIPHPLGWLVPQQGQHMYSIPPGGFRHPYPALAMNASMSSLVSSRFSPHMVPPPHHSLHTSGIPHPAIVSPVVKQEPSSGNHSPNLNMKPGMQVKKEEEKKPHVKKPLNAFMLYMKEMRAKVVAECTLKESAAINQILGRRWHSLSREEQAKYYELARKERQLHSQLYPTWSARDNYDVMFQGKRKKRKREKQSQEAEVSRPKKVCVQHLPAEKTCDSPASSHGSMLDSPATPSAALASPAAPAATHSEQAQPLSLTTKPESRAQLSLSHSAAFLASKSPPSSSLSGHLTSSVGSPMLSRPIPLTSSVLSPPGIFQLPLLQTQPLSLVTKSSD